In Tenrec ecaudatus isolate mTenEca1 chromosome 4, mTenEca1.hap1, whole genome shotgun sequence, a single window of DNA contains:
- the LOC142446309 gene encoding glycine N-phenylacetyltransferase-like, which produces MLQLLENSLRVSLPEALKVYGTIFHMNQGNPFKLKALVDKWPDYNAVVVRPEEQDMTDNFDHYTNTYQIYSKDPKNCQEFLGISEVINWKQHLQIQSSQSSLDEVIQNLASTKSVKVKRTQCLLYMMPESVKTLVPSLLQAKNLAPEMRRAKSINEELFKLSSLDVTHAALVNEFWHFGGNERSQRFIERCIQTFPTLCLLGPEGTPVSWSLMDQTGEVRMGATVPKYRAQGLISHLLYSHMQAVNKLGFPVYNHTDRANKFVQKMNESLQLVRLPCDWSQWNCVPL; this is translated from the exons ATGCTACAGCTCTTAGAGAACTCATTGAGGGTGAGCCTCCCTGAGGCCTTGAAG GTTTACGGGACCATATTCCACATGAACCAGGGAAACCCTTTTAAGCTAAAGGCACTAGTGGACAAATGGCCAGATTATAATGCAGTGGTTGTCCGCCCGGAAGAACAG GACATGACAGATAACTTTGATCACTACACCAACACTTACCAAATCTATTCCAAGGATCCCAAGAACTGCCAGGAATTCCTTGGCATTTCAGAAGTCATCAACTGGAAACAGCATTTGCAGATTCAAA GTTCCCAGTCCAGTCTGGATGAAGTGATACAAAATCTTGCATCCACTAAATCCGTTAAGGTCAAGAGAACACAATGCCTTCTTTACATGATGCCTGAAAGCGTGAAGACCTTGGTTCCCTCGCTGCTCCAGGCAAAAAACTTAGCTCCAGAGATGAGAAGAGCCAAGTCCAT TAATGAAGAGCTGTTTAAACTCTCGTCCCTGGACGTCACCCACGCTGCCTTGGTGAATGAATTCTGGCATTTCGGTGGCAATGAGAGGAGCCAGAGATTCATTGAGCGCTGCATCCAGACCTTCCCCACCTTGTGTCTGCTGGGGCCTGAGGGGACCCCTGTGAGCTGGTCCTTGATGGACCAGACTGGAGAGGTGAGAATGGGAGCTACTGTCCCCAAGTACCGGGCACAGGGCCTCATAtcccatcttctctattcccataTGCAGGCTGTGAACAAACTTGGCTTCCCCGTGTATAACCATACGGACAGAGCCAACAAATTTGTACAGAAAATGAATGAAAGTCTTCAGCTTGTCCGCCTGCCCTGTGACTGGAGCCAGTGGAACTGTGTGCCTCTGTGA